One Petrotoga sp. 9PW.55.5.1 genomic window carries:
- a CDS encoding radical SAM/SPASM domain-containing protein produces the protein MLHQSFLIMGGCNLSCSYCYYQVGNLHYSPTRLKPSDVEQWVEKCMHLMKIESITFTGGEPLLRRDFFEFVEIPIRYGIDTRVLTNGTLLTDKHASFFRDNNVEVCVSLDSISSNYHKQHRGGFERTMEGILKLRDHKVRRRYLTSIISKGNFDQIEELINFARRNNFGIRFHPIAVGEDNPLFLGNCSKQEQSLILNSLNSWAKQNNKEYYLGLIYSIMKFGAPPRLSDCPFTRQSIVIDSDGSIYPCYQHKDDKRYRLGNITQTSPEEVEENKRKFFTQVQPASCIKTACLGVF, from the coding sequence ATGCTCCATCAATCTTTTTTAATTATGGGTGGTTGTAATTTAAGTTGCTCCTATTGCTATTACCAGGTAGGTAACCTTCACTATTCTCCCACTCGTTTAAAACCTTCAGATGTTGAACAATGGGTTGAAAAATGCATGCATTTAATGAAAATAGAATCCATTACCTTTACTGGAGGAGAGCCCTTATTAAGGAGAGATTTTTTTGAGTTTGTGGAGATACCTATAAGATACGGAATTGATACCAGAGTTTTGACCAATGGCACATTACTAACTGATAAACATGCAAGTTTCTTTCGTGATAATAATGTTGAGGTTTGTGTGAGTTTAGACAGTATATCTTCTAATTATCACAAACAACATCGTGGTGGATTTGAAAGAACAATGGAAGGGATTTTAAAACTACGCGATCATAAGGTCAGGCGCAGGTATTTGACCTCTATTATTAGTAAAGGTAATTTTGATCAAATTGAAGAACTAATAAATTTTGCAAGGCGGAATAATTTTGGAATCAGGTTTCATCCTATTGCAGTTGGAGAAGATAACCCACTATTTTTAGGTAATTGCTCCAAGCAAGAACAATCTTTAATATTAAACAGCTTAAATTCATGGGCTAAACAAAATAATAAAGAATACTATTTAGGATTAATTTATTCAATTATGAAGTTTGGAGCTCCTCCAAGATTGAGCGATTGCCCTTTCACAAGACAATCTATAGTAATCGATTCGGATGGAAGTATATATCCATGTTATCAACATAAAGATGATAAAAGGTATAGGCTCGGTAACATTACTCAGACAAGTCCTGAAGAGGTTGAAGAAAATAAAAGAAAATTTTTTACTCAGGTTCAACCTGCGTCATGCATAAAAACCGCTTGTCTTGGAGTATTTTAG